A single genomic interval of Saccharothrix saharensis harbors:
- a CDS encoding integrase core domain-containing protein — translation MVGLFHSQADVLLACDFFETSTLSGTRLYVLAVIEHANRRIRVLGTSAHPTAAWVAHAARNLVMDLQSAGSPARFLIRDRDGKYPRPVRRCPRRRGIKVVLSGVRIPRMNAIMERWIRSCRRELLDRTLIWNQQHLLHTLREHEQFYNPHRPHQGIANARPLHPHCHHQPPTKQP, via the coding sequence GTGGTCGGCCTTTTCCACTCCCAAGCCGACGTGCTCCTGGCCTGCGACTTCTTCGAGACCTCCACGTTGAGCGGCACCCGCCTGTACGTACTCGCGGTCATCGAACACGCCAACCGCCGGATCCGCGTCCTCGGCACCAGCGCGCATCCCACCGCGGCCTGGGTCGCCCACGCCGCCCGAAACCTCGTCATGGACCTTCAAAGCGCGGGCAGCCCCGCACGGTTCCTGATCCGTGACCGCGACGGGAAGTACCCCCGCCCTGTTCGACGCTGTCCTCGTCGACGCGGCATCAAGGTCGTCCTCAGCGGAGTCCGCATCCCGCGGATGAACGCGATCATGGAACGCTGGATCCGCAGTTGCCGCCGAGAACTCCTCGACCGCACGCTGATCTGGAACCAACAGCACCTACTCCACACCCTGCGCGAGCACGAGCAGTTCTACAACCCCCACCGACCCCACCAAGGCATCGCCAACGCCCGACCACTACACCCCCACTGCCACCACCAGCCACCGACCAAGCAGCCATAG